In Nicotiana tabacum cultivar K326 chromosome 17, ASM71507v2, whole genome shotgun sequence, one DNA window encodes the following:
- the LOC107773474 gene encoding phosphoinositide phosphatase SAC6 codes for MMEKADPSQKLYTRMRLWEFPDQYVVEPTDGSCGSCLEISRMDGSMKLIDEVPECTLVRVPKIQTIFGVIGMLKLLAGSYLLVITERECVGSYFGHPIFKVSSMKYFPCDHSLKNSSAEQKNMEAQFSALLNVAERTPGLYFSYDVNLTLSAQRLHDLGDESKLLPLWRQADPRFLWNNYMMEVMIDNKLDPFLLPVVQGSFHNFQSAIGKDIIDVTLIARRCNRRTGTRMWRRGADSDGFVANFVESEQIIQLKGYTASFVQVRGSIPLLWNQIVDLTYKPKFEIVRIIEAPRVVERHYLDLRKKYGNVLSIDLVNKHGGEGRLSEKFANAMQHVVGDDDRYLHFDFHHICGHVHFERLSILYDQIEDFFIKNRYFLLNEKGEKVELQLGVVRTNCIDCLDRTNVTQSMLGRKMLEFQLRRLGTFDAEETISSHPNLDENFKILWANHGDDISIQYSGTPALKGDFVRFGHRTAQGILTDGWNALTRYYLNNFVDGTKQDAVDLLQGHYILSVSRDMKPSSQKGGIETKAPFPIALALIMTGLFFAMLSLRKVRYDLRNLLYAMVWASMSLGIAAFVRANGRMFCNRPSLHQSKR; via the exons ATGATGGAGAAGGCAGATCCTTCACAAAAACTATATACAAGGATGCGACTTTGGGAATTCCCAGATCAGTATGTTGTTGAGCCTACTGATGGATCCTGTGGTTCGTGTTTGGAGATTAGTCGCATGGATGGATCTATGAAACTAATAG ATGAGGTTCCGGAATGCACTTTAGTTCGTGTTCCTAAAATCCAGACAATATTTGGTGTTATAGGCATGCTAAAGCTTCTGGCTG GTTCATATTTACTGGTCATAACAGAACGTGAATGTGTGGGATCTTACTTCGGGCACCCTATCTTTAAAGTTTCATCAATGAAATATTTTCCTTGCGATCATTCTCTCAAGAACTCTTCTGCAGAACAG AAAAACATGGAAGCTCAGTTTTCTGCACTGCTTAATGTTGCAGAGAGGACTCCTGGTCTGTACTTCTCTTATGATGTCAATTTAACATTGAG TGCTCAGCGACTGCATGATTTGGGTGATGAATCCAAGTTGCTTCCTCTATGGAGACAA GCAGACCCTCGATTTCTTTGGAACAACTATATGATGGAAGTGATGATAGATAACAAG CTTGATCCATTCTTGCTTCCTGTTGTCCAAGGCA gttttcacaattttcaatCTGCAATTGGTAAAGACATCATTGATGTTACGCTGATTGCAAGGAGATGCAACAGGAGAACTG GCACTCGAATGTGGAGAAGAGGGGCTGATTCTGATGGATTTGTTGCAAATTTTGTGGAAAGTGAGCAAATTATCCAGCTGAAAGGGTATACAGCATCATTTGTTCAG GTCAGAGGGTCAATCCCATTACTATGGAATCAGATTGTTGATTTAACATATAAGCCCAAGTTTGAGATAGTGAGAATTATAGAAGCA CCTAGAGTTGTTGAGCGACACTACCTGGATCTGAGAAAGAAGTACGGAAATGTTTTATCAATTGATCTTGTCAATAAG CATGGAGGAGAAGGACGCCTAAGTGAAAAGTTTGCGAATGCAATGCAGCATGTTGTTGGTGACGATGACAG ATACTTGCACTTTGATTTTCACCACATATGTGGGCACGTTCATTTTGAACGTCTTTCTATCCTCTATGATCAAATTGAGGATTTCTTCATTAAAAATAG GTACTTTCTATTAAATGAGAAAGGTGAGAAAGTTGAGCTGCAACTCGGAGTTGTGAGGACCAACTGCATTGACTGCTTAGACCGTACAAATGTAACTCAG AGCATGCTAGGTCGGAAAATGCTGGAATTCCAACTCAGAAGGCTTGGTACTTTCGATGCAGAAGAAACTATTAGCTCACACCCCAACCTTGATGAAAACTTCAAAATCT TGTGGGCCAATCATGGGGATGATATAAGCATCCAGTATTCTGGTACTCCAGCTTTAAAGGGAGATTTTGTCAG ATTTGGCCACAGAACAGCTCAGGGGATTCTCACTGATGGATGGAATGCCCTAACACGATACTACTTGAACAACTTTGTTGATGGTACTAAACAG GATGCAGTTGATTTGTTGCAAGGACACTATATTTTGTCTGTCTCTCGAGATATGAAGCCGTCATCCCAGAAAGGAGGCATTGAGACTAAAGCT CCATTTCCTATAGCATTGGCGCTGATAATGACGGGGTTATTCTTTGCTATGTTATCGCTAAGGAAAG TTCGATATGATCTCCGAAATTTGCTATATGCAATGGTATGGGCAAGCATGAGTTTGGGCATAGCTGCATTTGTGAGGGCCAATGGTCGAATGTTCTGTAACAGGCCTAGCTTGCACCAATCAAAGCGTTGA